In Deltaproteobacteria bacterium, the genomic stretch AACGATCATTCTGGAAATCCAATTAAAATTCCTTTGACCCCAACAAGAGCCACAAATTTTTCTGGAGGCTTAGGGAAAGGAGAAGACTTATGAATCGTCTCGAGAACAAAATCATCATAAGTGGTATTTCCGCTGGTTTTAAAAATCTGATTGTAAATGACAACACCATTTTCATCAATCTTTATTAAAGCTTGTGCCGTTAGATCTTTATTAGAAAGCCATTGAGGTAAGGTCCAATTTTCTTTGATCTTTTTATCAAGCAAGGCGACATAATTTTCATGCTGAAGTTTGTTTAAGCCAGTGAGCTCGGTTCCTGGATTTAAGACACTTCCTTTGTACTGAAATTTTTTTTGAGTTTGATTTGAACCTATTTGTTTTGTCTGTTCCGCTTCTAAATCAGATTTAATTTTATCTAGCGCGGATAACTTTTTTATTTTATTTATCGCCTCAACTTGTTTTTTTTGAATAACCTTAGTGTCTAATTTTCGTTTTTCCTTAGTTAACTTGATGGCCTCTAAGTCCGGCAAAGATTTTTTTTCGGGAAGCCTATCTGTAATTTTTTCCGCTTGCTTTTCTATTTGGTTTTCTGGGATTGTATCAGGGGTTTTTTCAGGCAATTTATCAGGTAATTTATTTGATGTCTCTTTAGGTGTAGGGATTAGTTTTTCTGGTAGCCCTACAATGTCAACGCGAATGGCTGATTCATAGTCAATTTTTTCACCTTCAAAAAAGACATTTTGTAATATAAATATAGAAAATATAAAAAAATGAAAAGCCAAAGAATACCATAAACCATTTTCGTTGGTGGAGATTTTGTATTTTGAGACATCTTTTGAACCTTGTTTAAACTGATTTTCCAAATATAAACCCTATTTTTCTTTTGGCAAGGTGACTAACCCCAGGCTCGTGATTCCAGCTGCTTTTGTTTCTGCCATGACCTCTGCAACAATCCCATAGTCAACTTTCCTATCTGCTTGAATATAAACTTGTTTATTTTTTCTTGTTTTGAAAATGGCCCTTAATTTTTCGTTTAATTGAGTTAAGAAAATAGGATTTTTTGCAATAGTTATCTTCCTATTGGCTTCGATGACAATAAGTAAAGGTTCTTCATTAAGTTCTAAGCCCGTTGCGGAGGTTTTCGGTAGCTCCACTTGGATTCCTTGCTGCATCAGTGGCGTTGTTACCATAAACATGATTAATAAGACCAACATCACATCCACAAGTGGTGTTACATTGATTTCACTGAGAACAGCTTTCGATTTTCCTGAACCAGAACTCATACCCATGATAAGACTCGATCCTATTGATTTAAAAAATTTCGTTTTACAAGGTTTAGAAAATCAGCAGAGAAATTATTCAGTTCTATTTCTTCTTTTCTGATTTTTGAAATAAAATGATTATAAAGAACAACAGCTGGGATGGCTGCGGCCAATCCAACAGCCGTAGCAATCAAGGCTTCAGAAATACCTGGAGCCACTACGGCTAAGCTCGCATTTCCAGTGGCGCCAATTTTGTGAAAGGAGGTCATGATCCCCCAAACGGTGCCAAACAAACCTATAAAGGGTCCCGTGCTTCCTGTTGTGGCTAAAAGAGTCAGTTTAGATTCCATTTTGGCTAACTCATTTTCCATGGCCTTTCTGATGACACGTTCTAAATTATCCATACTTGTTAGCTGAGGTTTGGCCGCTTTGAACACTCGAGCCAAAGGACTTTCATGGAAGGCATCTATTTCACTGTAAAGCTGATCTAAGGAGCTACTTTTCCAAAATTGAACCAAAAAAAGCTCGTTGACAGTGTGAATTCGTCTTAACAATAACCATTTATTAAATGAAATTCCCCAGCAGAGGATACTTAGAAAAACTAAAACGACAAGTGTTAACTGAACAATGGGCGAGGCTTGAAATAGAATATCTAAGGTGCTGGAATTAACGCTAATTTTATCCAAAAGGAGTCCCCCCTGCTTTATAGTTATGCTTAATTATATTCAGGGAATAAAGGGAGTCTATCAAAAAAAGACAATTCAAGATTCTGGACAAAAAAAAAGGTCCGAAGACAACTTTGAAATAAACCTCATTATTTAAGTGGGTGGCCATGGTAACAACTTTAGGCTTCCCAGTACGAGCTGGGCTTGCACACCATTGTCAGGGACAGCCCCCGATTACTTTGCTTGTAAGGTTTATTTTCGATAAGCTTTACGCCGTCGAACCCAAAATCAGTATACCTCAATAAAAAATAATTTTCAATAAGGCAGGACTATATATTAAGAATAATTAACCGAAAGGAGATGTATGAATTTGATTCTAATAGACTATATATTTCCTTTTGTTGTATTTTTCTATGGACTCTTAGTCCTTATTATGCTGGAAGTTCCTGTTCAAAAAATTATGAAACCTTCCCTTCATCGACTTAACTCTCATAAACCCTTAGCATGGATTTGTTTTTTTGTCGGAGGTCTTTGGTCCTTGCAGAACCTACTGTTGTAGACTCAAATAATGGAAAAACAGACCCATTGACATAGAAACCGGGTGATATTAACGTGCTCAAATGACGGAAATACCTTCGGCCCCTTTGCTTCATTCGGTGACAACAAAAATAAGTTTAAAAGATGATATCGATACTCTTAAAAACGAAGTTGAAGTTTATACGGTTGAACAATTAAATCTGCAAATTAAACAATTGTTAGAGGGACAAATTTCCTCAATTTGGATCAAGGGTGAAGTATCCAATTTTAAAGCGCATACATCGGGTCATTTTTATTTTTCTTTGAAGGACAATAAATCACAAATCTCTGCAGTGATGTTTCGAGGTTTTAATTCTAAACTCAAATTTAAAGTCTGCGATGGTTTAGAGGTGATTGTTAAAGGAAGAATTAGCGTTTATGAGCCCAGGGGAAGTTATCAAATTTTGTGTGAGACGATGGAGCCTGTCGGAGCCGGGGCTTTGCAAAGAGCCTTCGAAGAATTAAAAATTAAACTCAAAGCAGAAGGTTTGTTTGAGTCGGCTCGAAAAAGAAAAATACCGCCCCTTCCACAAAAAATCGTTTTGGTCACTTCTCCAACGGGGGCGGCGGTGCAGGACATGCGGCAAATTATTTCACGGAGAGCACCCTACCTTGAAGTTATTTTGATTCCTACCCTAGTTCAGGGTGAGGGGGCCTCAGAACAAATTATTTTAGCTCTCAAAAAGGCTTGGCAGCTCAAAGAAGTGGATGTCATTATTTTGGGCCGAGGCGGGGGATCCATTGAAGACTTGTGGGCTTTTAATAATGAAAATTTAGCTAGGGCTATTGCCGCTTCTCCAGTTCCGGTGATTTCAGCAGTAGGACACGAAATAGACTTTACCATCGCAGACTTTGTAGCTGATTTAAGGGCGCCAACACCTTCTGCTGCGGCAGAGCTAGTGGCTAAGAGCGCAAAGGACTTGACGGATCGTTTGATTAACTTAAACCGTGTGATGAAGATGGTTCTTGAAAGGCAAGTGAAAAAATGGGATCAAAAACTTGAAAATTTAAAACTACGGCTGATAGATCCAAAACAAAAACTTCAAGATTTAATTCTTAAAAACGATGATTTTTTTAATCGGTTGCAAGCAACACTTGAGTTGAAGATCTTGTCCTTTAGGCATAAAAATGAACTTCTTTTTCAAAAATTAAAAAATCCTAAAAATAAAATTGATAGCGCCAAAGAAGAGCTTAATTTTATACAAAAGTCCTTAATTTATCAAATGCAGAACAAGATCGAAAGAATGCAAAAAGACGTTCAAAATAAAATGTTGTTAATGGATTCATTTAGTCCTTTAAAGGTTGTAGACAGAGGATTTGTTATTGTCACTAAGAGCCATAAAATAATTAAGGAAAGCACCCAGTTGGAAGAAAACGATCGAATTGAATTGCGCTTTTCTGATAATCAAGTAGAGCTTACAGTTAAAGATTTAAAATTCAGCAATATAACTTAATAAGATAGCAACATAATTTAACAAAATAATTAGTGGGTAAATTTTAAAAAATTAAAGTTAAAATAAGGACGAAAATGGAATTTGAAAAAAAACTAACCAGATTAGAAACTATAGTTCAAAAGATGGAAAAAGGCGATGCGACCCTGGAAGATTCTTTAAAGCTTTTTGAAGAAGGAGTTAAGCTTTCAAGAGAGTGTCATCAGAAACTCAGTGAGGCTGAATTGAAAATAAAAAAACTTATTAGCTTCGACGACAAAGGCGAGCCAATTACAGAATTCTTTAATGAAGAGTAATATTCAAAATTAAGCTGGGTGGGTCTTTGTTTAGCGAAAAAACCAAAAATAAAATAATAGAATTTGATGAGTTTTCTAAGGGCGCGGTCGATTCCCTTTATCCAAATAAAATTGAAAACAAAAAACTCATTGAGTCTATTCAATATTCATTTTTGGGCGGTGGTAAAAGATTTAGACCCGCCATAACCTTTGTTGTCGCTGACTTATTAAAAGTAGAGACAAAGCAAATTTTGCCATGGTGTCTTTCTTTAGAAATGATACATACCTATTCTTTAATTCATGATGATTTGCCTTGCATGGATGATGATGATTTTCGTCGAGGAAAAGCAACAAATCATAAACTCTATGGTGAAAGCATTGCCCTTTTGGCAGGGGATGCTTTGTTGACAGAAGCTTTTGGAATTTTAGCCCAATTTTATGCCAATGAATCTGGAAATTTAGTTAAGCTTATTAACGAACTTGCTTTCATTTCTGGGCTCAGAGGGATGATCGGTGGTCAGTTTCTAGATATGGAATTAGAGGCAGCCACCATAGACAAAATAAAATTAATGCATCAAATGAAAACGGGGGCATTGATTTCAGGTTGCTTCAGTGGTCCTGGAATCATAAAGGGTTTAGCCCCAGATAAAATAAATAAATTGAAATTTTTAGGACAAGAAGTGGGTTTTCTCTTTCAAGTCAAAGATGATATTTTAGATTACCAAGATAAAAATCAAGATATTAAAAATATCGTTCCTTTTCTGGGGGGAATTGAAAAATCAAAAATATTCATTGAAAGTGAAACGGATAAACTCCTCCAAGAGGTAAGCCATCTTTTGGACACGTTGGGGACAGAACTCACGCCCACAAATGAACTTTCTTTTTTGCTAAAATGGAATCAAAATAGAAATTTATAAAAATGAGTAAATGTAGAGCGGATGTATTACTTTACGAAAAAGAACTAGCTAATTCTAGAACTCATGCCCAAGAACTGATTAAATCTAAAAAAGCTTACTATATGGAAGGTAATAAGAAAGTTTCTATTGATAAGCCAAGCCAAGAACTAGCGAAAGATTTGGAAATTATAATTGAAAATGATGAAACAATTAGTTTTGTTTCAAGAGCCGGTAACAAGCTCTATGAAGCCCTTAACGAACTTAAGGCCGGAGGCTTCATAGACTCAATGAGTTTTAGGGGGCATCATTTTCTAGATATTGGGGTGTCAACTGGTGGATTTTCTGACTGTGTTTTAAAGTTAGGTGCAAGCCAAGTTTTTGGTATCGACGTGGGTCATGGGCAAATTGCAAAAAATTTACTAGTGCGTCCTAATTTTAGGCTTTTCGAGGGCGTCAATGCTCGGTATTTATCTTCATATAAAGAAGTAACAAGTCAATTTCCACCAGAGGGGTTTGATTATATTTTGATGGATGTGTCTTTTATAAGTATAAAACTCATTCTTAATGAATTGTCCTCTTTTCTGAAAAAAAATGGAAGGCTACTTTCGTTAGTGAAACCACAATTTGAATTAGGAGCAGAGAATTTAAATAGATCTGGCATTGTTAAAAATATTGATTTGTATGCAAAGCTTGAAAAAGATATGATGGAGTTTGCAAGAACAGGTCAATGGGAAATCATAAGATATTTTGCCTCTAAAGTGCCTGGTAAAGATGGCAATAAAGAGTTTTTTATTTTTTTAAAAAGAGGAATTTAAAATGAGTTATTTTTATTTGTTGGCTTCCGCACTCATCATTTTGTTCCAACTGGGGTGTCAAAGTTTTCAAAGCAGAAATCCCCCATCTGCTTTGCCTGGAGGAAACAATTTACCTCAAGTCAGGAACGTTGAAACTCCAAGTCCAAAGCTGCTTCCAGACGATAATGCTCCTGGAAGTAATCCTGACGAGCCGGAACTCGCAGAGGGGATGCCCGTAAAACCTAGGCCATTGCCTGATATACCTAAAATTGGCATTATCCTGGGGCCTGGGGGAAGTCGTGTTTATGGTCAGATTGGAGTTCTTCAAGAATTGCAAAAAAATAAAATTCCAATTCAAAGTATTGCAGGAATGGAGATGGGTTCGCTGGTTGCGAGTCTTTACGCTTGGAGAAACTCAGTCAATGATGTTGAATGGCAAATGTTTAAAATTAAGGAAGATGATTTATTCAAAAAAAATCTGATAACTGGAAAAAAAACGACGGATATTAATTCACTGAATCCAATTATTAAAGCGGCCTTTAGTAATATTCGAGCCGAAGATTTTAAAAAACCATTCTCCTGTCCGGCTCTGAATTTACAAAATAATCAAATTTATATTATGAATAAAGGTTTTTTAGATCAACTACTTCCTTTTTGCTTGCCTTTTCCGCCGTTTTTCAAACCCTATCGAAAAAATATTGGTTCAACACGGGACTTAAAGATCGTGGCTGACTATTTGCGTTCTCAAGGGGCAAATTATATTATCTTTGTAAATGTTCTGGGAGGGAATTCTTTCAAAGCACCTATTTACGATGAAAACTCGACAGAAAACCTTCTTTGGGCAGAGCTTTCAAGCCAATTATCCAAACAAACGCGCTATGTGGATTATACTATTACTTTAAATCTTGAAAACAATAGTATAATAGACTTCAGTCAGCGACGCGAAATGATGCAAAAGGGTTCAGATCAATCATATAAGGTGATTCAATCCCTAGCCCAAAAATTAGGTTTATAGAATAAAAAAAGAGGAAACTTATGAGAAAAGCGCTTGAAAACATCCAGATATTTAAAACTCGAAGAGAAAAAGTGATTAAAAAACTTGGAAACAATGCCCTTGTTGTAGCGGCTCATCCAGAGCAAATTCGCAATCATGATGTTGGATATGCCTACAGACAAGATTCCAACTTGTATTACTTAACCGGCTTTGAAGAGCCAGAGTCTGTTTTAATTTTAAGACCAGGATTATTTCCTGAAAGTATTTTGTTTGTGAGGCAAAAAAATATTGAACGAGAGACTTGGGATGGTTTTCGTTTTGGTCCAGAGGCGACACAAGAAGAATTTCAAGTTGATAAATGCTATCCCATTGAAGAATTTGAAAAACAGGCCTTAGAGCTACTTAAAGGGTATGAAGGGGTCTATTACCGCTTACTTAAAAATCCAACATTTGATCAAAGATTTCTTAATATTTTGGAAGAGTTAAGACGGTCTCAAGGTAGAACTGGTTATGGTTTGATGACGATTTTAGATGCTGATGTATTTCTTGGTGAAATGCGGTTACGAAAATCTGAGGAAGAAATTTTAAATCTAAAGAAGGCCTGCGAAATCACAGCCCAAGGTCACGTGCAAGCAATGAAGTATGTAAAACCAGGGGTCACAGAAAGGCAAATTCAAGCAGTCATGACAAGTTATTTTCTTTCTCAAAACTCTCAACGAGAAGGCTACAATTTTATAGTTGCCAGTGGCAATAGCGCAACAACTTTGCATTATAATTTCAATGATCAAGTTTGTAAAAATGGGGATTTGTTATTGATCGACGCGGGAGCTGAGTACAATTATTACACTGGTGATATCACTAGATGCTTTCCCGTAAATGGACAGTTTTCCAAAGCTCAAAGAGAAATCTATCAAGGGGTGTTAGATATTCAGAAAGAAATAATTTCTGGCTTAAAACCAGGAATTTATTTTAAGGATTTGCATGACCAAGGAGCTTCTTTATTAACCGATTTGATGCTTGAGCTGGGTCTGTTGAATGGAAGAAAAGACGATATTTTAGCAGCGAATGCGCATAAAAAATATTACCCCCATGGAATTGGCCATTGGCTAGGCATGGATGTGCATGATGCGGGTCTTTATTTTATTAATGGAGAGCCTCGAACTATCGAGAAAAGCATGTGTTTCACCATTGAGCCAGGCTTGTACATTCCGGCAAAAGACGGCGAGGCGCCAGCTCCGTATCGAGGTATTGGGGTTCGCATCGAGGACAATATTTTAATCACATCCGATAGCTTTGAAAACATGACTTCAAGTGTGCCTAAAGAAATATCAGAAATCGAAAATTTGATGAATATGATGAACTCAACGAAGTCTAATGTCTAGGATTGATAAATAATATTCAAAGAAAGAATAAATTAATAAAATATTCTTCCACGTTGCCAGATTAAATCCTATACTCATATTAAGGATATTCAATGTCCTTAACCAGGAGGTCACGATGGCTGAAGCTAAAAACATGGAGTTACCCTTACTTCCCCTTAGGGATTTGATTATTTTCCCTCATTTGATGATGCCCCTGTTTGTCGGTAGGGAAAAGAGCATCAATGCTCTTGAAGAAGCCATCAGTAAGCAAAGTGATATTATTTTAGCAGCTCAGCGGGATGCTAAAACTAATAATCCAGAGTCAAAGGATATTTATAGTGTTGGGACCATTGGAACGATTATCCAACTGTTAAAATTACCTGATGGAACGGTTAAGGTGTTGGTTGAGGGCAAGCGAAGGGTTAAAATTAAAGATTTCGTTCCCAATGAGAACTTTTTCGTTGTGAAGTATGAAGAGATTCCAGAAGAGGTTGATTCACAAGTAGAGGCTCAGGCTTTGGTAAGATCAGTTAAAGCCACTTTTGAGACTTATGTAAAGCTAAATAAAAGAATTCCGCCAGAAATATTAATGAGAGTGACTTCTATTGAAAACGCAGGTGAACTCGCAGACATTATTGTCGCTCAATTAAATTTAAAACTTGAAGATAAGCAAAAAGTTCTTGAAATTTTTGAACCAGAAAAACGTCTTGAGCATTTGTTAAATATCATGACGGGAGAGATTGAAATTCTTGAGGTCGAGAAAAAAATCAGAACCCGAGTTAAAAAACAAATGGAGCGTTCGCAAAAGGAATATTATCTAAACGAACAAATGCAAGCCATCCAAAAGGAACTTGGAGATAAGGATGATTATCAAGCAGAGCTTCAAGATCTTGAGTTAAAGTGCAAGCAAAAGAAAATGCCTAAAGAGGCTAAAGAAAAAGTCATGAAAGAGGTTAAAAAACTCAAGCTCATGTCACCGATGTCGGCTGAGGCGACGGTAGTTAGAAACTACATTGATTGGGTTTTATCTTTGCCGTGGAATGATTATTCTGAAGAGAGTCACGATATTAAAAAAGCCAAGAAAATTTTAGATGACGACCACTGGGGATTAGAGAAAGTAAAAGAGAGAATTCTAGAATATCTTGCAGTTTTGTCCTTATCTAATAATCTGAAAGGTCCAATCTTATGTCTTGTAGGTCCTCCCGGAGTAGGTAAGACCTCTTTAGCTAGATCCATTGCCACTTCTTTGAACCGTCAGTTTGCAAGAATTTCACTGGGCGGCGTTCGTGATGAAGCGGAAATTCGTGGACACAGAAAAACCTATGTGGGAGCTATGCCGGGTAAAATTTTGCAAGCTCTCAGAAAAGTGGATAAAGGAAATCCTTTAGTATTGCTTGATGAAATTGATAAAATGGCAAATGATTTCAGAGGCGACCCTTCTGCGGCGATGCTTGAGGTTTTGGATCCTGAGCAAAACAACAATTTTCAAGATCACTATTTGGAGTTGGAGTACGATTTGTCTAAGGTGATGTTTATTGCTACAGCAAATTCTCTTCACACAGTACCGCGGCCGCTTCTTGACCGAATGGAAATCATCAGTCTCGAGGGTTATATTGAGCAAGAGAAATTTCATATTGCAAAAAATTATTTAGTGCCTAAGCAAATTGAAAACCATGGATTAAAAGATTACAAAGTGTCTATTCAAGATGCAACGATTAGAAATGTAATCAGATACTATACTCGTGAAGCTGGGGTCAGAAATCTTGAAAGGCAATTGGCAAATGTTTGTCGAAAAGTGGCAAAAGATATCGTTATGGGCGAAGCCATTTCAGATATGAAGCCAGGGACAAAGAAATCGCAACCCATCACATCGAAAAACAAACAAGGTTACGTTGTGACTCCAAAAAAATTAGTAGAACTTTTGGGCGCTCACAAATATAAATTTGGCAAGATTGAAGAACAGAATGAGATTGGCTTAACAAACGGAATGGCTTGGACCGAGGTAGGCGGTGATTTGCTTGCCGTTGAAGTGAGTGTTGTGCCAGGAAAAGGTAAGTTCACGGTGACAGGACAGTTAGGCGATGTCATGAAGGAATCATGTTCAGCAGCCATGAGTTATGTGCGATCACGAGGTCCACTATTCGGCTTTGCTAAGGAATATTTTGCAGATATTGATGTTCATATTCATTTGCCCGAGGGGGCCGTTCCTAAGGATGGACCTTCTGCGGGAATTGCCTTAACAACAAGTATAGTTTCAGCCATTACCAAAATTCCTGTAAAAAGAACAGTGGCCATGACTGGTGAAATTTCTTTGCGTGGAAAAGTAATGCCCATTGGTGGTTTGAAAGAAAAAATTTTGGCAGCTCATCGTGGTGGAATTAAAATGATCATTTGCCCGAAAGAGAATGAAAAAGACTTAAAAGATATTCCAAAAGAAGTTCTGAAAGAGTTAAAAGTCATTTTGGTCGATCATGTTGATCAGGTTTTGATCAACGCACTCGATATTAAATCTCCAAAGGAATTATTTAAACAGCAGAAGGCGACAGAGCTTGGAGTGAGGGCTCAATACACAGGACAATCTCTGCATCATCATTAGGTTCTGAGAACAGGACCTAATGATTTGCGTTAGAAGTAGGCATTAAATAGGTCATAAATATCAGTTACTTAAAATTATTTTTAATAATGATGGTAAATATATGAACAATGATTGACCAAAAGAACAGAATCTGACAAAAATTCATAATAAAATTTATTTTTATTAAAGGAATTTGATGATTCAGACAAGCCTTGATCATTTAACTCTAGAGGGGTTGAGTGATGATAGAGTTTTTGAACTTGGCAAGCTTCACGCTGACCGTGGTGATTTCGAAAGCGCTATAAAATATTTAAATCAGGCATCAGATTTGTATTTTCTGTCAAAAAATTACTCCCAATATTTAAAATGTCAAAATTTACTTCTTCGAATATATGCCGAAAGAGAGCAGGCCGATGAAATAAATTCAACCAAAGAAAAAATTCAGGATTTAGTTTTAAAAGAAGGTTTTGAATTAAATTCCAAAACCTATTACACGCTTTCAACTTGTGCCTGCTATAAGGCTCAGTATGAAAATGCATTAGATTATGCACAAAAATCATTAAAATTAGCCTTAGCTCAAGACAGCAAAGAAGATATTTGTAATAGCATATTCCTGATTGCCTTAATTTATTCTTTTTTGGGAAGATATGCGGATGCCTTAAAAGAAATATATAATTTGCATGTTTTTTTTCAAGTTTATGATTTTAAGGAACTTAAAACATCAACTCAATTACTGAATGCGCGTATTTTAAGAGAGTTGGGAAAATACGAAGAGGCTCTTTCGATCACGTGGCAAGCTTATGAGGAAGCCAAAGAGCTAAGAAATAATATTATTAATATTAATTTCTTAGGAATGCTTGGAGTTATTTATTTCGAGTCTGGAGATAAAGAGCTCGCCAGATTGTACCTAAACATGGCAAATAAAATGGTTGATGCAAAAAATCAAGTCAGATTAAGTCATATGATAAAATCATACCTTGATAAGTTTGGCGGTGAGAACAATCAACCCTACGATATTATTTTCGATGAAACAAATCACTCCATTATTGAGAAAAAAATTGGGACTATTGATTTTAAGAATCAATTTATTTTGCTCGATTTATTGAAGTTATTTATTGTAAATCAAGGGACTGTTTATTCTAAAGAATTTCTTGTTGAGAATGTTTGGAAACAACCTTATGATCCCTTAGTTCATGACAATAAAATATATGTTACCATCAAAAGACTAAGAAAATTAATTGAGCCAGATTATGATAAACCAAAATATATTTTTAGAGCCAAGAATGGTTATTACTTTAATAAATCAATTCGTGTACTAATGGAAAAATGAGGTTTTTTTGTGAAAAAAATAATGCCAATACTTTTAAGTTTTATTTTGTGTATCGGACTCTTCAGTAGAGAGTCGTACTCGTTGCCAACTTCAAATAATCTTAAGACCAGTGCTAGGGATTATGTTATTCATGGTGAGGACTTCGTACCTATTCCTTGGGGTTATGAGCTTCCTATTACATGGTATTCGTTAACTGGAACTTGGATGTTAAAACAGTCCAGACAAACGGCATCTAGCTATTTTACTTTTCAAACAATTAATAATAATAAAACAAACAAGATGTTGTACATTCAACAAATTGATCCTAATAGTTGCCAAATATTGGGAACTGGAGTCGCTAGTCAGCTTGATTTAAAGATCATTTATGCCACCCTCAGGAGTGTAGTAAACAATCAAGTTTACCGAATTAATTTTAGGAATTTCGATGCAAACTCATTTAATTCCCTGGTGCTGCCTTCTTTTCAGGGTCATATTATGATGATGTCAATTGCACCTATTAATTCCCATGAGTTTGTTAACTTTTCATTAGATCGGGTAAATATAAGTTCTCAGTTCAATATTAAATGCAGAGAAAGATTAGTTCGATAATTTTTAAATAGACAAAGTGGAAGATAATTGTTATTCAAT encodes the following:
- a CDS encoding exodeoxyribonuclease VII large subunit — translated: MTEIPSAPLLHSVTTKISLKDDIDTLKNEVEVYTVEQLNLQIKQLLEGQISSIWIKGEVSNFKAHTSGHFYFSLKDNKSQISAVMFRGFNSKLKFKVCDGLEVIVKGRISVYEPRGSYQILCETMEPVGAGALQRAFEELKIKLKAEGLFESARKRKIPPLPQKIVLVTSPTGAAVQDMRQIISRRAPYLEVILIPTLVQGEGASEQIILALKKAWQLKEVDVIILGRGGGSIEDLWAFNNENLARAIAASPVPVISAVGHEIDFTIADFVADLRAPTPSAAAELVAKSAKDLTDRLINLNRVMKMVLERQVKKWDQKLENLKLRLIDPKQKLQDLILKNDDFFNRLQATLELKILSFRHKNELLFQKLKNPKNKIDSAKEELNFIQKSLIYQMQNKIERMQKDVQNKMLLMDSFSPLKVVDRGFVIVTKSHKIIKESTQLEENDRIELRFSDNQVELTVKDLKFSNIT
- a CDS encoding cell envelope integrity protein TolA; amino-acid sequence: MENQFKQGSKDVSKYKISTNENGLWYSLAFHFFIFSIFILQNVFFEGEKIDYESAIRVDIVGLPEKLIPTPKETSNKLPDKLPEKTPDTIPENQIEKQAEKITDRLPEKKSLPDLEAIKLTKEKRKLDTKVIQKKQVEAINKIKKLSALDKIKSDLEAEQTKQIGSNQTQKKFQYKGSVLNPGTELTGLNKLQHENYVALLDKKIKENWTLPQWLSNKDLTAQALIKIDENGVVIYNQIFKTSGNTTYDDFVLETIHKSSPFPKPPEKFVALVGVKGILIGFPE
- a CDS encoding ExbD/TolR family protein, which gives rise to MGMSSGSGKSKAVLSEINVTPLVDVMLVLLIMFMVTTPLMQQGIQVELPKTSATGLELNEEPLLIVIEANRKITIAKNPIFLTQLNEKLRAIFKTRKNKQVYIQADRKVDYGIVAEVMAETKAAGITSLGLVTLPKEK
- a CDS encoding polyprenyl synthetase family protein; the encoded protein is MFSEKTKNKIIEFDEFSKGAVDSLYPNKIENKKLIESIQYSFLGGGKRFRPAITFVVADLLKVETKQILPWCLSLEMIHTYSLIHDDLPCMDDDDFRRGKATNHKLYGESIALLAGDALLTEAFGILAQFYANESGNLVKLINELAFISGLRGMIGGQFLDMELEAATIDKIKLMHQMKTGALISGCFSGPGIIKGLAPDKINKLKFLGQEVGFLFQVKDDILDYQDKNQDIKNIVPFLGGIEKSKIFIESETDKLLQEVSHLLDTLGTELTPTNELSFLLKWNQNRNL
- a CDS encoding aminopeptidase P N-terminal domain-containing protein codes for the protein MRKALENIQIFKTRREKVIKKLGNNALVVAAHPEQIRNHDVGYAYRQDSNLYYLTGFEEPESVLILRPGLFPESILFVRQKNIERETWDGFRFGPEATQEEFQVDKCYPIEEFEKQALELLKGYEGVYYRLLKNPTFDQRFLNILEELRRSQGRTGYGLMTILDADVFLGEMRLRKSEEEILNLKKACEITAQGHVQAMKYVKPGVTERQIQAVMTSYFLSQNSQREGYNFIVASGNSATTLHYNFNDQVCKNGDLLLIDAGAEYNYYTGDITRCFPVNGQFSKAQREIYQGVLDIQKEIISGLKPGIYFKDLHDQGASLLTDLMLELGLLNGRKDDILAANAHKKYYPHGIGHWLGMDVHDAGLYFINGEPRTIEKSMCFTIEPGLYIPAKDGEAPAPYRGIGVRIEDNILITSDSFENMTSSVPKEISEIENLMNMMNSTKSNV
- a CDS encoding TlyA family rRNA (cytidine-2'-O)-methyltransferase, giving the protein MSKCRADVLLYEKELANSRTHAQELIKSKKAYYMEGNKKVSIDKPSQELAKDLEIIIENDETISFVSRAGNKLYEALNELKAGGFIDSMSFRGHHFLDIGVSTGGFSDCVLKLGASQVFGIDVGHGQIAKNLLVRPNFRLFEGVNARYLSSYKEVTSQFPPEGFDYILMDVSFISIKLILNELSSFLKKNGRLLSLVKPQFELGAENLNRSGIVKNIDLYAKLEKDMMEFARTGQWEIIRYFASKVPGKDGNKEFFIFLKRGI
- a CDS encoding alpha/beta hydrolase, which encodes MSYFYLLASALIILFQLGCQSFQSRNPPSALPGGNNLPQVRNVETPSPKLLPDDNAPGSNPDEPELAEGMPVKPRPLPDIPKIGIILGPGGSRVYGQIGVLQELQKNKIPIQSIAGMEMGSLVASLYAWRNSVNDVEWQMFKIKEDDLFKKNLITGKKTTDINSLNPIIKAAFSNIRAEDFKKPFSCPALNLQNNQIYIMNKGFLDQLLPFCLPFPPFFKPYRKNIGSTRDLKIVADYLRSQGANYIIFVNVLGGNSFKAPIYDENSTENLLWAELSSQLSKQTRYVDYTITLNLENNSIIDFSQRREMMQKGSDQSYKVIQSLAQKLGL
- a CDS encoding exodeoxyribonuclease VII small subunit: MEFEKKLTRLETIVQKMEKGDATLEDSLKLFEEGVKLSRECHQKLSEAELKIKKLISFDDKGEPITEFFNEE
- a CDS encoding MotA/TolQ/ExbB proton channel family protein; amino-acid sequence: MSVNSSTLDILFQASPIVQLTLVVLVFLSILCWGISFNKWLLLRRIHTVNELFLVQFWKSSSLDQLYSEIDAFHESPLARVFKAAKPQLTSMDNLERVIRKAMENELAKMESKLTLLATTGSTGPFIGLFGTVWGIMTSFHKIGATGNASLAVVAPGISEALIATAVGLAAAIPAVVLYNHFISKIRKEEIELNNFSADFLNLVKRNFLNQ